One window from the genome of Periophthalmus magnuspinnatus isolate fPerMag1 chromosome 18, fPerMag1.2.pri, whole genome shotgun sequence encodes:
- the LOC129457092 gene encoding uncharacterized protein LOC129457092 — MKLHSMSVLLLVLCCGGPFTRAMKVLEVKEGEDLKFKCSFYTSGHWRVFCKNHCERTENYLLASFIDISTEGRYSIEFEKRPSYPDLLHVKIKNVQKSDAGSYSCALATWGVERVQFTYVDITIYVTSADSSGSVPGVPEGPSASKAQQNHTPLSDVALYVGLSLSAVLILSVTLTILYWRKRASPAPESPQTPGYAQLLKARLLTAPVVTCSTSQCPL, encoded by the exons ATGAAACTCCACTCCATGTCAGTGTTGCTTCTTG TGCTTTGTTGTGGAGGACCATTCACCAGAGCAATGAAAGTTTTGGAAGTGAAAGAAGGAGAAGACCTCAAAttcaaatgttcattttatacaTCGGGGCACTGGAGGGTCTTCTGTAAAAACCACTGTGAGAGAACAGAGAATTATTTGCTTGCTTCTTTCATAGACATCAGTACAGAGGGCAGATACAGCATTGAATTTGAGAAGCGTCCTTCCTATCCGGATTTGCTGCATGTGAAaatcaaaaatgtgcaaaaatctGATGCAGGATCGTACAGCTGTGCTCTGGCAACATGGGGTGTAGAAAGGGTGCAGTTTACATATGTGGACATCACAATTTATGTCACAAGTG CTGATAGTTCCGGATCTGTTCCAGGAGTCCCCGAGGGCCCCAGTGCATCTAAAGCTCAGCAGAACCACACCCCACTGTCTG ATGTGGCGCTGTACGTAGGACTGAGCTTGAGCGCTGTGCTGATCCTGTCAGTGACACTCACCATACTGTACTGGAGAAAGAGAGCCAGCCCAGCACCAG AATCTCCCCAGACCCCAGGATATGCTCAGCTACTGAAG GCTAGGCTGCTGACAGCTCCAGTAGTTACATGCTCCACCTCCCAGTGCCCCCTGTGA